A single region of the Mesotoga sp. Brook.08.105.5.1 genome encodes:
- the rpsC gene encoding 30S ribosomal protein S3, whose product MGQKVHPYGFRLGVSKDWKARWINERNYKEYLLEDLKIRDFLKKNYMAAGVSDIYIERPEPGKVVITIKCARPGVMIGKKGSEVKLLRQRLEKLITRQFQLNIEEVKTPETDAILVAEDIASRIEKRASYKRAMKRAIFTAMRKGAKGIKIMVSGRLNGADIARTEWYLEGRLPLQTLRADLDYGYTTAFTKMGIIGVKVWIYKGDVQV is encoded by the coding sequence GTGGGTCAGAAGGTACATCCTTATGGATTCAGGCTTGGTGTAAGTAAAGATTGGAAAGCCCGATGGATTAACGAGAGGAACTACAAAGAATATCTACTCGAAGATCTTAAGATAAGGGACTTTCTTAAGAAGAATTACATGGCTGCCGGAGTTTCCGACATTTACATCGAAAGGCCGGAGCCAGGTAAGGTGGTTATTACCATCAAGTGCGCCAGACCTGGTGTGATGATTGGAAAGAAAGGCAGTGAAGTGAAGCTGCTAAGGCAGCGGCTGGAGAAGCTTATAACCAGGCAGTTCCAGCTGAATATCGAAGAAGTGAAAACACCCGAGACCGATGCGATTCTTGTTGCTGAGGATATTGCGTCAAGAATTGAGAAGAGAGCTTCTTATAAGAGAGCCATGAAGAGAGCGATATTCACTGCAATGAGAAAGGGAGCTAAAGGTATCAAGATAATGGTTTCCGGAAGACTGAACGGAGCTGATATTGCCAGGACAGAGTGGTACCTGGAAGGAAGACTTCCTCTCCAGACCCTCAGAGCTGATCTGGACTACGGTTACACCACAGCCTTTACTAAGATGGGAATAATCGGAGTGAAGGTATGGATCTACAAAGGCGACGTACAGGTGTAA
- the rpsQ gene encoding 30S ribosomal protein S17, with amino-acid sequence MPRKTLVGTVVSDKMDKTIVVSVTRTHIHPFYGKTMKTTKKYHADDPNGLAGMGDTVEIEECRPLSKMKKFRLVKVLKKDIYTGEISETPEAVEGSGGDQK; translated from the coding sequence ATGCCAAGAAAGACACTAGTAGGAACGGTAGTAAGTGACAAGATGGATAAAACGATTGTAGTAAGTGTAACAAGAACGCATATACATCCCTTCTATGGGAAGACGATGAAAACTACTAAGAAGTATCACGCAGATGATCCCAATGGTCTTGCTGGAATGGGAGACACAGTAGAGATCGAGGAATGCAGACCGTTGAGCAAGATGAAGAAATTCAGACTTGTCAAGGTTTTGAAGAAGGATATTTATACAGGAGAAATTTCTGAGACTCCCGAGGCCGTTGAAGGCTCCGGAGGTGACCAGAAATGA
- the rpsS gene encoding 30S ribosomal protein S19, which yields MSRSKKKGPYVHPSLLKKIRELNEKGEKKPIKTWSRASMILPEMIGHTIAVYNGMKHIPVYISENMIGHRLGEFSPTRRFGGHADKKSKKGEVR from the coding sequence ATGTCGAGATCTAAGAAGAAAGGCCCATACGTACACCCGAGTCTCTTGAAAAAGATTAGAGAGCTGAATGAAAAGGGAGAAAAGAAACCCATAAAGACTTGGAGCAGGGCGTCCATGATTCTTCCTGAAATGATCGGACACACAATAGCTGTCTACAACGGGATGAAGCATATACCTGTTTACATTTCAGAGAATATGATTGGTCACAGACTGGGTGAGTTCTCTCCCACCAGGAGGTTCGGTGGGCATGCCGATAAGAAAAGCAAGAAGGGTGAAGTAAGATGA
- the rplB gene encoding 50S ribosomal protein L2 has product MALRKFNPVTKSRRFMLLPDFKEVTKTEPEKSLLEPINKNAGRNHHGRITVRHQGGGTKKRYRVIDFKRDKIGIPAKVVSIEYDPNRTARIALLQYIDGEKRYMLAPKGLKVGDGIQNGDQAEISVGNSMPLERIPVGTIVHNVEFIPGKGGQIARAAGTYAQLMAKEGRYALLRMPSGELRRVVVKCMATIGMVGNEEHSNEVHGKAGRKRWLGVRPSVRGMTMNPVDHPMGGGEGRSKGHLPQSPWGQPARGYKTRKNKKPSDNLIVKRRNQN; this is encoded by the coding sequence ATGGCATTGAGAAAGTTTAATCCCGTCACCAAAAGCAGACGGTTTATGCTTCTTCCAGACTTCAAGGAAGTTACAAAGACTGAACCGGAAAAGTCTCTTCTGGAGCCAATCAACAAGAACGCGGGTAGAAACCATCATGGAAGGATAACTGTTAGACATCAGGGTGGCGGAACCAAAAAGCGTTACAGGGTTATCGATTTCAAGAGAGACAAGATAGGTATTCCTGCGAAAGTCGTATCGATAGAGTATGACCCGAACAGAACGGCGAGGATTGCTCTTCTCCAATACATCGACGGTGAGAAGAGATACATGCTGGCTCCGAAGGGTTTGAAGGTCGGAGATGGTATTCAGAACGGCGACCAGGCTGAAATTTCAGTTGGAAATTCAATGCCACTGGAGCGAATACCGGTCGGCACGATCGTGCATAACGTTGAGTTTATACCAGGCAAGGGCGGCCAGATTGCGAGAGCTGCGGGTACCTACGCACAGCTAATGGCAAAAGAGGGAAGATACGCTCTTCTTAGGATGCCGTCTGGTGAGTTGAGAAGAGTAGTTGTGAAATGCATGGCAACTATCGGCATGGTCGGAAATGAAGAACACTCGAATGAGGTCCATGGAAAAGCAGGTAGAAAGAGATGGCTTGGAGTTAGACCGTCGGTCAGAGGCATGACGATGAACCCGGTCGATCACCCGATGGGTGGAGGAGAAGGGCGTTCTAAGGGACACCTTCCTCAGAGCCCCTGGGGCCAGCCGGCCAGAGGTTACAAGACAAGGAAGAACAAGAAGCCTTCAGATAACCTCATAGTGAAGCGCAGGAACCAGAATTGA
- the rpsG gene encoding 30S ribosomal protein S7 produces MRRRQSEKREVVLDPIYNDAVVTRLINKIMIDGKKSKAEATVYGALEALSERTKQPPMEAFKKALNNVKPLLEVRPRRVGGSTYQIPFEVPERRAVALAIRWIVTSARSKSGKPLKEKLALELVDAYNGQGNAVKKREDVHRMAEAGKAYAHFRW; encoded by the coding sequence ATGAGAAGACGTCAGTCTGAGAAGAGAGAAGTAGTACTTGATCCAATCTACAATGACGCAGTAGTAACAAGATTAATCAACAAGATAATGATTGATGGAAAGAAGAGCAAGGCAGAAGCAACGGTATATGGAGCACTCGAAGCTCTCTCTGAGAGAACTAAGCAGCCCCCGATGGAGGCATTTAAGAAAGCTCTTAACAACGTGAAGCCTCTTTTGGAAGTAAGGCCAAGAAGAGTTGGGGGGTCTACATATCAGATACCTTTCGAAGTTCCTGAAAGACGTGCAGTTGCGCTTGCGATAAGATGGATAGTAACATCCGCTAGGTCGAAGTCGGGCAAACCACTCAAAGAGAAGCTCGCTTTGGAACTTGTTGACGCATACAATGGACAGGGAAACGCAGTTAAGAAGAGAGAAGACGTGCACAGAATGGCGGAGGCTGGAAAGGCTTACGCTCATTTCAGATGGTAG
- the rpsJ gene encoding 30S ribosomal protein S10 codes for MAKQKIRIRLKAYDHKLLDLSAKKIVEAVKLTNAKVSGPVPLPTERTLYTVLTSPHKFKDAREQFEKLVHKRLIEILDPTPKTIDSLMKVDLPAGVDVEIKL; via the coding sequence ATGGCCAAGCAAAAAATCAGGATTCGCTTGAAGGCTTACGATCATAAACTGCTTGACTTGTCGGCCAAGAAAATTGTCGAAGCTGTAAAGCTCACCAATGCTAAGGTATCGGGTCCGGTGCCATTGCCAACGGAGAGGACGCTCTACACTGTTCTAACTTCGCCACACAAGTTCAAGGATGCAAGAGAGCAGTTTGAGAAGCTAGTTCATAAGAGGTTGATTGAGATCCTAGATCCTACACCAAAGACGATAGATTCTCTTATGAAAGTCGACCTCCCCGCGGGTGTAGACGTGGAGATTAAACTGTAA
- the rplV gene encoding 50S ribosomal protein L22 produces MAQATQRDKRSVFHRKRKEEAAATPVTQAKAVAKFVRISPRKARSVVNAIRNKEVGEAFQILEFSPKKASRLVYKVLRSAVANAENNFGLNIDSLYVEKAVVDDGPRMKRLWPRGRGRADIQQKRFSHITVVVANREETSNPQE; encoded by the coding sequence ATGGCGCAGGCTACGCAGAGAGATAAGCGTTCTGTTTTCCATAGGAAGCGCAAAGAAGAAGCAGCAGCAACTCCTGTCACTCAGGCAAAGGCAGTTGCGAAGTTTGTCAGAATCTCCCCTAGAAAGGCGAGATCAGTTGTCAACGCAATAAGAAATAAGGAAGTGGGCGAGGCTTTTCAGATTCTAGAGTTCTCACCAAAAAAGGCCTCCCGTTTGGTTTACAAAGTTCTGCGCTCTGCAGTAGCAAATGCAGAGAACAATTTTGGACTGAATATCGATAGTCTCTATGTTGAAAAAGCTGTAGTTGATGACGGTCCGAGAATGAAGCGATTGTGGCCGCGAGGTAGAGGAAGAGCAGATATTCAGCAGAAAAGATTTAGCCACATAACCGTTGTTGTAGCAAACCGCGAAGAAACTAGCAATCCTCAGGAGTGA
- the rplP gene encoding 50S ribosomal protein L16 has protein sequence MLMPKRVKYRKQQRGKMNGKAKGGTIVHFGEWGIKALEPHWITAQQIESCRIAITRTLKRNGNLWIRIFPDKPITSKGIGVRMGKGKGDVEGWVAVVKPGKIMFEIGGVPDQLAKEALEKAASKLPIRTKIVPRYQIGGEL, from the coding sequence ATGTTAATGCCCAAAAGGGTAAAATACAGGAAGCAACAAAGAGGTAAGATGAACGGCAAGGCAAAAGGCGGGACAATCGTTCACTTTGGTGAATGGGGAATAAAGGCTCTCGAACCACACTGGATAACTGCTCAGCAGATCGAGTCCTGCCGAATTGCGATTACGAGAACACTTAAGAGGAATGGTAATCTCTGGATTCGAATCTTCCCTGACAAACCTATTACATCAAAAGGTATTGGCGTGAGAATGGGGAAGGGAAAGGGAGATGTCGAAGGCTGGGTAGCTGTCGTGAAGCCCGGGAAGATCATGTTCGAAATAGGAGGAGTGCCTGACCAGCTTGCGAAAGAGGCTCTCGAAAAAGCTGCTTCTAAGTTACCTATCAGAACAAAGATAGTACCGAGGTATCAGATAGGAGGTGAGCTCTGA
- the rpsL gene encoding 30S ribosomal protein S12, which translates to MPTINQLIRHGRKQLKQKSASPALENNPQKRGVCVRVSTMTPKKPNSALRKIARVRLSNGTEVTAYIPGEGHNLQEHSVVLVRGGRVKDLPGVRYKIVRGTLDAEGVANRKQSRSRYGAKRPKK; encoded by the coding sequence ATGCCCACTATAAATCAATTGATAAGACACGGAAGGAAACAGTTGAAGCAGAAGTCTGCTTCTCCGGCTCTTGAAAACAATCCTCAGAAGCGAGGAGTCTGTGTAAGGGTCTCTACAATGACACCTAAGAAGCCGAACTCAGCTCTGAGGAAAATCGCGAGAGTACGTCTCTCAAATGGGACAGAAGTAACGGCCTACATTCCTGGTGAAGGTCACAACCTGCAGGAGCATTCCGTAGTTCTTGTGAGAGGTGGAAGAGTGAAGGACCTTCCTGGCGTAAGATACAAGATAGTGAGAGGTACTTTAGACGCTGAAGGTGTAGCGAACAGGAAGCAGTCGAGAAGTCGATATGGCGCCAAGAGGCCGAAGAAATAA
- the fusA gene encoding elongation factor G, which translates to MKERVTTLEKTRNIGIMAHIDAGKTTTTERILFYTGKNYKLGSVDEGTATMDWMDQEKERGITITSAATTAFWKDYRINIIDTPGHVDFTVEVERSLRVLDGAVAVFDAQAGVEPQSETVWRQADKYHVPRIAFMNKMDKIGADFKAAVDSMIAKLKANPVAIQLPIGSEANFEGVIDLVEMKAFRWTNQNGTEYGVSMIPESMLNEVEEAREDLVTHVAEFDEELMELYIEGKDLPSDRMKAAIRKATLAGLLTPVLCGSAFKNKGIQLLLDAVVDYLPSPKDLPPVIGELIDSGNEIEVHPDENGPFVALAFKIMVDPFVGKLTFLRVYSGSLEKGSYVINANKNVKERISRLLFMHADKREEVDYIRAGDIVAVVGLKNTMTGETVGRADEKIILEKIEFPEPVISIAIEPQTKDDASKLSKALFALVEEDPSLRSYVDTEMGETILSGMGELHLEVIVERIKREFNVGLRVGNPQVAYRETIRAKAIGEAKYIRQTGGKGQYGHVILSVEPITDKNSNFVFEDSTVGGTIPREFIKPVERGVREAMDSGFLAGYPMVNVKVSLLDGSYHEVDSSEIAFSIAGSMAFKEAVRKASPSLLEPIMAVEINTPEEYMGDLIADLNSRRAKIEGFETRAGLKIIKAHVPLSELFGYATVCRSLSQGRAIHIIQFSHYSEVPVKIADKILGR; encoded by the coding sequence GTGAAAGAGAGAGTCACGACCCTAGAAAAGACCCGAAACATAGGAATAATGGCTCATATAGACGCGGGTAAGACAACTACCACCGAGCGTATTCTCTTCTATACTGGAAAAAATTACAAGCTCGGTAGTGTTGACGAAGGTACCGCAACAATGGATTGGATGGACCAGGAGAAGGAAAGAGGCATCACTATCACTTCTGCAGCAACTACAGCATTTTGGAAGGATTATCGGATTAATATTATTGATACACCCGGGCACGTTGACTTTACGGTTGAGGTCGAAAGATCGTTGAGGGTTCTTGACGGCGCCGTTGCCGTGTTTGACGCTCAGGCTGGAGTAGAGCCGCAGTCCGAGACAGTTTGGAGACAGGCAGACAAATATCATGTCCCTAGAATTGCCTTCATGAACAAGATGGATAAAATCGGAGCTGATTTCAAGGCGGCAGTTGATTCCATGATTGCTAAATTGAAGGCCAACCCCGTGGCAATTCAGCTCCCAATTGGTTCTGAGGCAAACTTCGAAGGCGTTATTGACCTTGTCGAGATGAAAGCGTTTCGATGGACTAACCAAAACGGGACGGAATACGGAGTCTCCATGATACCTGAGAGTATGCTGAACGAGGTGGAAGAGGCTCGTGAAGATCTGGTTACTCACGTCGCTGAGTTTGATGAAGAACTCATGGAGTTATATATAGAGGGTAAGGATCTTCCGTCAGATAGAATGAAAGCGGCAATAAGGAAAGCTACTCTTGCGGGACTATTGACTCCGGTTCTCTGTGGATCTGCCTTTAAGAACAAGGGGATTCAGCTGCTGCTCGATGCTGTTGTCGATTACCTGCCATCGCCGAAGGATCTACCCCCCGTAATAGGAGAGTTAATTGACAGTGGAAATGAAATTGAGGTTCACCCGGACGAGAACGGACCCTTTGTTGCATTGGCTTTCAAGATAATGGTTGATCCATTTGTTGGAAAATTGACCTTTTTAAGGGTGTATTCAGGTTCTCTAGAGAAGGGATCATACGTAATTAACGCAAACAAGAACGTCAAGGAGAGGATTTCCAGACTACTATTTATGCATGCAGATAAGAGAGAAGAGGTTGACTATATACGTGCCGGGGATATAGTTGCAGTCGTTGGTTTAAAGAATACCATGACCGGAGAAACAGTGGGTCGTGCTGATGAAAAGATTATCTTGGAGAAGATCGAGTTTCCGGAACCTGTAATCTCGATTGCGATAGAACCACAGACTAAAGATGATGCTTCTAAGCTGAGTAAAGCGCTTTTTGCTCTCGTAGAGGAGGATCCTTCCCTTAGGAGTTATGTTGACACCGAGATGGGAGAGACGATCTTGTCGGGAATGGGGGAACTTCATCTTGAGGTAATTGTTGAGAGAATCAAGAGAGAGTTCAACGTTGGCCTAAGGGTTGGAAACCCACAGGTCGCTTATCGAGAGACAATAAGAGCGAAAGCCATTGGTGAAGCGAAGTATATAAGACAGACCGGTGGCAAGGGTCAGTACGGGCATGTGATCTTAAGTGTTGAGCCCATCACTGACAAGAATTCCAACTTCGTTTTTGAAGACAGTACGGTTGGCGGAACAATTCCGAGGGAGTTCATAAAGCCTGTTGAGCGTGGAGTCAGAGAAGCGATGGATTCGGGATTTCTTGCTGGTTACCCAATGGTCAACGTGAAAGTTTCTTTGCTGGACGGTTCTTACCATGAAGTGGATTCTTCGGAGATTGCTTTCAGTATTGCTGGATCGATGGCCTTCAAAGAAGCTGTACGCAAAGCGAGTCCTTCTTTGCTTGAACCGATAATGGCTGTAGAGATTAATACGCCTGAAGAATATATGGGAGACTTGATTGCTGATCTGAATTCCAGGCGAGCCAAGATTGAGGGTTTCGAGACCAGGGCTGGTCTCAAGATTATTAAGGCTCACGTTCCTCTTTCCGAGCTTTTCGGTTATGCGACAGTTTGCAGATCCCTCTCGCAGGGAAGAGCAATCCACATTATTCAGTTCTCCCACTATTCGGAAGTTCCAGTGAAAATTGCAGATAAGATTCTTGGAAGATAG
- a CDS encoding DNA polymerase III subunit delta — protein MIYEITGDSEVLKDFFIRERATGFFHISEDMPDKSVKFRTAISTVGMFGPKPVKLSKFDLWKKEERKAVEALIFSLGEEIDVFIEGRLNIDVESEKHIFVLPKPWEDDKWQLHTMKIAKLIGKTISRAAAEVILSRVGKKEFRILRELEKLSVLSPEIDEKTVEKFIDFDIATEVEFLAVCFLSNDESFLSFAKESSVPFTYFSSVLAKLAIDLGTILEKRKGRTGVTWTEIKDISSSTGIASARVAKLLGYSFSNMREKRVNLSLLHSRLFLKNLIVFLQELDESIKNGQSNQQLSFFQLVGESSNLK, from the coding sequence ATGATATACGAGATAACGGGGGACAGTGAGGTTCTGAAAGACTTCTTCATTCGAGAGAGAGCAACGGGTTTTTTCCACATAAGCGAAGATATGCCTGACAAGAGCGTAAAGTTCAGGACGGCTATTTCGACCGTGGGGATGTTCGGACCGAAACCTGTGAAGCTCTCCAAATTTGATCTTTGGAAGAAAGAGGAGAGGAAGGCCGTTGAGGCGTTGATTTTTTCCTTAGGTGAGGAGATCGATGTTTTCATCGAGGGACGTTTGAACATAGATGTTGAGTCAGAAAAGCACATCTTCGTTCTTCCTAAGCCGTGGGAAGACGACAAGTGGCAGTTGCACACAATGAAAATTGCCAAACTTATCGGGAAAACGATCTCTAGGGCTGCTGCTGAGGTCATTTTAAGCAGAGTGGGAAAGAAAGAATTCAGAATCCTCCGTGAACTTGAAAAATTATCCGTACTCTCTCCCGAAATAGATGAGAAAACTGTTGAGAAGTTTATCGATTTCGATATCGCTACAGAGGTTGAATTCCTTGCGGTTTGCTTCTTGAGTAATGATGAGAGTTTTCTTAGCTTCGCCAAGGAATCATCGGTTCCATTTACTTACTTCTCCTCGGTACTGGCTAAGCTTGCTATTGATTTGGGTACGATACTGGAGAAGAGAAAAGGACGAACAGGAGTGACTTGGACGGAGATAAAAGATATCTCTAGTTCGACCGGTATAGCTAGTGCAAGAGTTGCAAAACTTCTGGGGTACAGTTTTTCAAACATGAGAGAGAAGAGAGTAAATCTCAGTCTTTTGCATTCCAGGTTGTTTCTGAAGAATCTAATCGTCTTTCTTCAAGAGCTCGATGAATCAATAAAGAATGGGCAATCAAATCAGCAACTTTCGTTTTTTCAGTTAGTCGGAGAATCTTCAAACTTGAAGTAA
- the rplW gene encoding 50S ribosomal protein L23, whose protein sequence is MTEKKYYGDVLLRPLITEKTVASGELNKYIFEVHRDANKQTVKDAVEKLFNVKVKQVNIMNMKGKPKKRGVFVGKSRSWKKAIVTLVTGYRIKELEGQH, encoded by the coding sequence ATGACTGAAAAGAAGTATTACGGAGACGTTCTCCTCAGACCGTTGATCACTGAAAAGACAGTTGCTTCTGGTGAATTGAACAAGTACATTTTTGAGGTTCATAGAGATGCCAATAAGCAGACAGTCAAAGACGCCGTTGAGAAGCTTTTCAATGTGAAGGTTAAACAGGTAAATATCATGAACATGAAGGGAAAACCAAAGAAGCGCGGTGTCTTTGTTGGCAAGTCGAGGTCCTGGAAGAAAGCAATCGTTACGCTTGTGACTGGATACAGGATTAAAGAACTCGAAGGCCAACACTAA
- the tuf gene encoding elongation factor Tu: MAKEKFERSKPHLNIGTIGHIDHGKTTLTAAITKSLAFKGLADFSPFDSIDKAPEEKARGITINVAHIEYQTDKRHYAHIDCPGHADYIKNMITGAAQMDGAILVVAATDGVMPQTREHVLLARQVNVPAMVVYINKVDAVDDEELVELVEEEVRELLSSYEFPGDELPVIKGSALKALEADSPNEWTESIYELMNACDDYFPEPVRETDKPFLMPVEDIFTITGRGTVVTGRIERGAVHVGDEVEIIGLSYETKKTVCTGVEMFRKLLDEGQAGDNIGALLRGVAKEEVKRGQVLAKPGSITPHKKFTANVYVLKKEEGGRHSPFTKGYRPQFFIKTADVTGEIADLPEGVEMVIPGDNVEMTIQLIYPVAIEKGLRFAIREGGRTVGAGVVSSIIE; the protein is encoded by the coding sequence ATGGCTAAGGAAAAATTTGAACGTTCAAAACCACATCTTAACATCGGTACGATTGGACACATTGACCACGGTAAGACTACTCTTACTGCGGCAATTACAAAGAGTCTGGCATTCAAGGGTCTTGCTGACTTCTCCCCGTTTGACTCAATTGACAAGGCGCCGGAGGAAAAAGCAAGAGGAATCACAATCAACGTTGCTCATATCGAGTACCAGACTGACAAAAGGCATTACGCCCACATCGACTGTCCAGGTCACGCTGACTATATCAAGAACATGATCACCGGAGCCGCTCAGATGGACGGGGCTATTCTTGTTGTCGCTGCTACTGACGGTGTCATGCCTCAGACGAGGGAACACGTTCTCCTTGCGAGACAGGTCAACGTTCCCGCAATGGTGGTGTACATAAACAAGGTCGACGCAGTCGACGATGAAGAATTGGTCGAACTGGTTGAGGAAGAAGTAAGAGAGCTTCTTTCCTCCTATGAGTTCCCTGGTGACGAGCTTCCAGTTATCAAGGGCTCTGCGCTGAAGGCACTTGAAGCAGATAGTCCAAATGAATGGACAGAGAGCATATACGAGCTGATGAATGCCTGCGACGATTACTTCCCGGAGCCTGTCAGAGAAACTGACAAGCCATTCCTCATGCCAGTGGAGGATATCTTCACCATTACAGGAAGAGGAACGGTAGTTACTGGAAGAATCGAGCGCGGAGCTGTTCATGTCGGTGATGAAGTTGAGATAATTGGACTTTCCTATGAGACGAAGAAGACAGTATGTACCGGTGTGGAAATGTTCAGAAAACTCCTTGATGAGGGGCAGGCCGGCGACAATATCGGGGCACTTCTGAGAGGTGTGGCAAAGGAAGAAGTCAAGAGAGGGCAGGTACTTGCAAAACCAGGATCAATAACACCTCACAAGAAATTCACTGCAAACGTCTATGTTCTGAAGAAGGAAGAGGGAGGTCGCCATTCTCCGTTTACAAAGGGTTACAGGCCTCAGTTCTTCATTAAGACAGCAGACGTTACTGGAGAAATCGCGGATCTTCCCGAGGGTGTCGAAATGGTTATTCCTGGCGATAACGTTGAAATGACTATCCAGCTTATCTACCCCGTTGCGATTGAAAAGGGTTTGAGATTTGCAATCCGTGAGGGTGGCAGGACAGTTGGCGCCGGAGTCGTCAGCTCAATAATTGAGTGA
- the rplC gene encoding 50S ribosomal protein L3, whose protein sequence is MKGILGRKLGMTTIYKDGKAFGVTVVKAGPCTVVQKKTSEGGEYDAVQVGFEELTPERAKKILTKPLVKKFEAAKVKPHRVLKEFKFGNVNDFNVGDIIEVGVFSEGEKVDVTGFSKGRGFSGAMKRWNFRGGEASHGSKFHRELGSVGNHTDPAKIWKGKKMPGQYGNEKKTVKNLTVVKVDAENGLLAIYGAVPGARGGLLIIKSANR, encoded by the coding sequence ATGAAAGGTATATTGGGTAGAAAACTCGGTATGACAACTATATACAAAGATGGAAAAGCCTTCGGAGTTACCGTAGTGAAAGCCGGTCCATGTACAGTAGTACAGAAAAAGACGAGTGAAGGTGGCGAATACGACGCCGTTCAAGTTGGATTCGAAGAGCTTACACCGGAAAGAGCAAAGAAAATACTTACAAAGCCTCTGGTGAAAAAGTTTGAAGCAGCAAAGGTCAAACCACATAGAGTTCTCAAAGAGTTCAAGTTTGGTAACGTCAATGACTTCAATGTTGGTGATATCATAGAAGTCGGCGTCTTTTCTGAAGGCGAGAAGGTAGATGTGACTGGATTTTCGAAGGGGAGAGGTTTTTCCGGCGCGATGAAGAGATGGAACTTTAGAGGCGGAGAGGCTTCTCATGGTTCGAAATTCCACAGAGAGCTAGGTTCAGTAGGTAACCACACTGATCCGGCGAAGATCTGGAAGGGCAAGAAGATGCCCGGTCAGTACGGTAACGAAAAGAAGACAGTAAAGAATCTAACCGTAGTAAAAGTCGATGCAGAGAATGGACTCTTAGCCATTTATGGCGCAGTTCCAGGAGCGAGGGGCGGCCTCTTAATAATCAAGAGCGCAAACAGATAG
- the rpmC gene encoding 50S ribosomal protein L29, producing the protein MKAVELQKFTDEELTQMLEDSKRKLMDLRFQLEMNRLKNHSQITVVKRDIARIKTILRGRELGIRR; encoded by the coding sequence ATGAAAGCAGTCGAACTTCAAAAGTTCACCGATGAAGAACTCACTCAGATGCTCGAAGATTCAAAAAGAAAGCTGATGGACCTCAGGTTCCAGCTGGAAATGAACAGGTTGAAGAACCATTCCCAGATAACTGTAGTAAAGCGCGACATAGCCAGGATAAAGACTATCCTTCGCGGTCGTGAGCTGGGGATAAGGAGGTAG
- the rplD gene encoding 50S ribosomal protein L4 yields MAQADVVNMAGQKVGTVELSESVFNVEPNKDLMYRYVNMQLSGRRAGLASAKTRSEVRGGGRKPWAQKHTGRARVGSTRSPLWRHGGVIHGPKPKDWSFNMTKKMKKVALRSVLSIRLNEGNLIVLDDLKFDKPKTKQLREVLSNLGLDKSQKTLFVLPWQKDEYQNVRLSGKNIYGVKVIIADNPGNTAVTSKANIDGLNVYDIVNHEKLVITTDLVRKIEEVLG; encoded by the coding sequence ATGGCTCAAGCCGACGTTGTGAATATGGCCGGCCAGAAAGTTGGCACAGTAGAACTGAGTGAAAGCGTTTTTAACGTTGAACCTAACAAGGATCTGATGTACAGATACGTTAATATGCAGCTTTCAGGCAGACGTGCCGGACTGGCTTCGGCGAAGACAAGATCAGAGGTTAGGGGCGGGGGAAGAAAACCCTGGGCCCAGAAACACACAGGAAGAGCCAGAGTCGGTTCAACCAGAAGTCCACTCTGGAGGCACGGTGGAGTGATTCATGGACCGAAGCCAAAAGACTGGTCGTTCAATATGACCAAGAAAATGAAGAAGGTTGCGCTACGATCAGTTCTAAGTATCAGACTCAATGAAGGCAATTTAATTGTGTTGGATGATCTCAAATTCGACAAACCAAAGACGAAGCAGCTCAGGGAGGTCTTGAGTAACCTTGGACTCGATAAGTCGCAGAAGACGCTCTTCGTTCTGCCGTGGCAGAAGGATGAGTATCAGAACGTTAGACTCTCCGGGAAAAACATCTATGGCGTGAAGGTAATAATCGCAGACAATCCCGGAAATACAGCCGTCACCAGTAAGGCGAATATCGACGGGCTTAACGTCTACGACATAGTAAATCATGAAAAGCTTGTGATCACTACTGATCTTGTTCGTAAGATCGAGGAGGTGCTCGGGTAA